The genome window TGGCATTTTGACGCAACTTCATACGCGGACCTCCTCAGATTCTGAAATTAAACGCCTGACACGCTGAGAACGTCTCTTCCTTTTGCCGGATTTCTTTAAAGGCTTTGGCCCCGGGCGGAGATGCGGGTCAGGACCAATGACCGGTTGCCCCAAGACCTCCTGTACTAAATCATAAAGCATGACAGATTCCCGGAACGCGGCTTTGTTCCAGACACGCTTAAACCACTTGCCCTTTGCAAGACATATGGAGATATTCCACTGACTGGACAGGATCTGAACCGCCACGTCTCTTACTGACCTCCTGAAGTCATACGGAAGGAAAATCTCGCTCAACATGGATCTCACTTCGTAAGTAGGCCACTTCAGACGCCCGACCTTTAAAGCCTGCCACTCCGGTGTTACACATAGCCGGGGGTATGCAAAAAGGGCCAGCATAAGGGCATCACTGACTTCGGCACCGTCATTTACCATGCGATCAAGATGGCCCAAAAGCCCGAAAAGCAGCTTCCGAACCAGGCCCTTATCCTCACTCTCAAGGGCGGAAACATAACCAGGAAAGACCGAGCCAAACAGTCCGCTCTTAATCATAAGCTCGGCCCATGGCCTGCTGTATCCGGAACGTAAATCCTTTAGCCACTCTTCCCTTACCCTCGAAATTGCACAGAGACGAATTTTATCGCTGTGCTTCAGCAGGCCCTCCCATGTATTAGCCTCAATCGTAAAACCTGTCCTGGCCGCGTGCCTTACAGCACGCATCATCCTTACGGGGTCCTTCAGGTACCTGTGTTCCGGATCGTCACCTATGACCCTGATGATTCCCTGTTTTAGGTCTGCCATGCCCCCTACGTAATCAATTATACTGAAGTCCGCTATATTGTAGAAAAGCCCATTGATGCTGAGATCTCTGCGAAAGGCATCCTCCCTGGGAGATCCGAAGATATTGGCATCCCCGATCCCGTTGCCCGCGGCTTCCCGGTCATCGTGTTCACTCCGGCATCTGAAGGTTGACACCTCAATTATTTTGCCGCCCCGAAAATATACGTGGACCAGTCTGAAACGCCGGCCTATGATCCGGCTGTGGCGGAAGAGCTTTTTCAATTCCTCCGGCCTGGCGTTGGTTCCGATATCAAAATCCTTCGGACGCTTGCCAAGAAGCAAGTCCCTTACACTCCCGCCGACAAGATAGGCCATGTAGCCATTATCCTTCAGGCAGTAAAGGACCTTCAATGCCTCCCTATCTATATCTTTCCTGCTGATGCAGTGTTCCGGGCGGGGAATTATCCTGGGATGGAGTCCTGGACTCCCGAACAGATCGGCCTGCTCGGCAGGTAACCGTTGGGCCGGCTGTACAGGCGCAGGGGATCTTTTTTTGTAGAACTTCTTTTTGCGCCTGTATTTATTGGCTTTTGATGAAGATGTTGTCATAAATGACACAAGACCTTTTCAAAGTTTTTTCCTTAAGAGCTAAGCCTCTCATGTATCAATTCAGCCACCTTTTCACCGGACAATAGCATGCCCCCGAAAATCGGCCCCATACGAAACGAACCAAAGGCGGCGTTAGCTGCCATGCCGGCGACAAAGACGCCCGGATAGGCCTCCCTGGTATTTTCCAGCGTGGTATTCTCGGCAACCTCTGCCCACATGGAGCGCTCCCCCATTATTTCCCCGGTATCCGTGAGAAGCCTGGTGCTTGTTTTATTCTGTATTACTTTGAGGACCTCTGTGTCATGACCGGTGCTCTCTACAACATATCCGGACCTGACAGCCATGGGGTCCACGTGGAATCCTGCCATATCCACGGCAGTCCAATTGATTACGAGTCCTGTGACCCTGTTCTCCCTGACCATTACGTCTTCTACACTCATCAGATTGAAGATTCTGGCACCGGCCTTACAGGCAAGACTGGTTAATGTTGAAGTGCACTCTACGGAGTCGGCCGTGTAATATCCGTCTCCTGCATCCTCTATGGAGATGCCGAGGTCCCTGAGGATTACAGCCCCTTGCTCTTGAACTACTATTTCGTTGAACATCATGCCGCCGCCCCACATTCCTCCACCAATACTGAGTTTCCTCTCAAATACAGCCACCTTATGTCCCTTCCGGGCCAGACACAGGGCTGCCATCAGGCCCGATGGGCCCGCGCCGACAATCGCGACATCCAGTTCAAGACAGTCAGAAAATTTGGCCATAAAACGGCTCAATATAGCGCGGCTGATCTTAATTTCATCCAAAGACATTATATTGTGATCCTCCATGAACTTATTTACCAGGGCACATTACTGTAATACGGCAAATATTCAACTTTGGTGTATGCCCCACGGTTTTTTGCCCTGAGTGTATAGATCGCAAGAACAGCTTGGTAAGTCGGGTTGGACTCTTTGCCAAGGATATTGATTATATGATATTATAATTTTTAAATTTTAAAAGTGCGGAAGCTACTTATCAGGACTTTTTTGCTTTGATTCATCCGTCTTGGGTAACGTATATTTTCAATGGTCGTCAAGTAAACGGTTTTTTTTGGATAAACTTATCCGGAAAGGAGTAAAGAATGAAAGGGCTAGGCATCACTGTTACTGAACATCTGTTGATTCACCAGAAAGAATCCCCTGCAGCCACAGGCCGGCTGACAAGACTCCTGCAGGAGCTTATTTTCGCGGCAAAAATTATATCCCGAGAAGTCAACAAGGCAGGGCTTGTGGACATCCTGGGTCTCACAGGTGATATCAATATACAGGGGGAACGGGTACGCAAGCTGGATGATTTTTCAAACCACGTAATTATTTACAGGATGGAGCGTGCCGGCGTGATATGTGCCATGGCCTCCGAAGAAAACGCCGATATCATACCGGTCCCGGAAGACATGCCCAAGGAAGACTACATCCTGATCTTCGATCCCCTGGATGGCTCATCCAACATAGACGTAAATGTCAACATCGGCACGATCTTCTCAATCCATCGAAAGGTAAGTGACAGGCCCTATGTCACCCTTGATGATTTCCTCCGCCGCGGGTCGGAGCAGGTGGCGGCAGGCTACTTCGTTTACGGGCCCAGCACAATGCTGGTCTATACGACAGGCAAGGGCGTAAATGGCTTTACCCTTGACCCGTCAGTAGGAGAATTCCTCCTCTCTCACCAGAATATCACGATCCCTGAAAGGGGAAAAGTCTATTCTGTCAATGAGGCATATACCTGTTACTGGGACGAGAGAACGAAAAAGGTGGTGGATTACTTCAAGAGCCCTGAAAATGAGAGGGGAAAGCCTTACGCAGCCAGGTATATAGGTTCCTTTGTGGCCGACTTTCACAGAAACCTCCTCTACGGCGGTATATTCATATACCCGGCTGACAAGAAAGACCCTGCAAAGCCGAGGGGCAAGCTGCGCCTTTTGTGCGAGGTTGCCCCCATGGCCTTTATATTGGAGCAGGCGGGCGGGGCTGCCACAGATGGCGAACAGAATATTCTGGACATAAAGCCCTCAGCCCTCCATGAGAGGGTGCCGGTTTTTATTGGCAGCAAACTGGATGTAGAAAAGGCTACCAGCATCATGCAAGGCAAGGCTTAGAGGCCGCCTGAAAAAATACCAACCCCTTGCCTTGAGATGAGAAAATGACCATATTAAAAAAATAATTCTACGGAGGATCTTTAAACATCATGTATAATATGTTTAAGACGTTCATTTTTTTAGCCGCCCTTACGGCTCTCTTCCTGTTCGTCGGAGGGGCACTGGGCGGCCGCTCAGGCATGACAGTGGCCCTGGTGATGGCTGCCGTGATGAACTTCTTTGCCTACTGGTACAGTGACAAGCTTGCACTTAAAATGAGCGGAGCCAGAGAGGTCTCTGAGGCGGAGATCCCGCAGCTCCATTCCATAGTGGCAGGGCTTGCACAGAGGGCCGGGATACCTAAGCCGAGGGTTTACGTCATTGCCCAGCAGACCCCTAATGCCTTTGCCACTGGGCGGAACCCGGATCACGCTGCGGTCGCGGTCACAGAGGGTATCCTGCAACTTCTCAACCGCGAAGAACTGGAAGGGGTCCTGGCACACGAATTCGCCCATATACGTAACAGGGATATACTGATAAGCTCCGTAGCTGCTGTCATAGCGGGTGCCATAAGCTATATCGCCACTATGGCCCAGTGGGCCATGTTGTTCGGGGGCTTTGGCAGTTCCGATGACGATGATGGCGGCGGAATCGGTCTGGCAGGGGGGCTGATCATGATGATCATAGCGCCCATAGCTGCCGGCCTCATTCAGATGGCCATATCCAGGAGCAGGGAGTTTCAGGCCGATGCCACGGGGGCAAAAATATGTAACCGTCCGATGTCCCTGGCCAGTGCCCTCAAAAAACTGGATGAATGGAATCACCGTGTACCTATGGAGGTAAACCCGGCAACTGCGCAGATGTATATAGTCAATCCTCTCACATCCGCATCGGTTGCAAAGCTGTTCAGCACCCACCCTCCCATCCAGGAACGTATACGCAGGCTTTATTCCATGGCCGGACGCCGGGAAGGGACATAAGAATATGGAAACCAGCGGGTGAACTGGTTTCCCGCAGCCCTCTTGACTGCTTTGGCCACTGCCACAGGGGATACTATCCTGAAGGCCCGGTTTGCTCATCTGTCCCCAGGTGGTATGGCCATAGTGAGATCCGCCGCCCCCATGCCCTTTTTGCTGCCCTTGCTTTTCGTGATATCCTGGCCGGAGACCGACCCGGTTTTCTGGCAGACCGTGGGCCTTCTGGTCCCTTTTGAGATACTTGCCTTGCTTCTGTATATGCAGGCACTCAGGGTCTCTCCGCTGTCCCTCAGCATACCCTTCCTCGCCTTCACCCCTGTATTTATTGTATTGACCGGCTGGCTGATTCTGGATGAAAAGGTCACCTTGGCAGGACTCATGGGTATACTGTGTACTGTAACCGGTGCCTATGTACTCCATATCAAAGCCAGCAGAAAGGGGTTTCTTGAACCGTTAAGGGCCATTGCCAGAGAGCAGGGCTCAAGGCTTATGCTGGTAGTCGCCGGGATATACAGCCTTACTTCCGTACTGGGGAAAAAAGCGATTCAACACTCTAGTCCGGTATTCTTTGCCTGTTTTTATTTTGTATTATTGGGAATGCTCACTCCGTTGTGCATCTGGGCGCTATACCGCATAACCAATGGGTTTTCTGCAAATAATAAGCAATCACGTCCTCTGTGGCCTTTTCAAAAAAAGGCCGGTCCGAATCCATGGGGCGCCTGGTGGGCGGTCGGCCTTGCCCAAACCATAATGGTGCTCAGCCACATGTGGGCAATTCATCTGATCACAGCGGCATATATGATTGCTGTAAAAAGGACCAGTCTGATCTTCAGCGTCATTTACGGAAAGCTTATATTCAAAGAGAAAGAGATCCCCCAACGCTTAGCCGGAGCAAGTCTAATGGTGCTGGGTGTCGGGCTCATAATTCTGGCAGGTTAACAATGAAAAACACGGATAAACAGTCTTGGCTTGATGAACGGAAAGACCTTTTTGTGAAGAATGTATTGAGAGACTTTATCAATTCATATGCTTTTTTCCTGAATATCGAAAAAAAATTCAAGGAAAAAGGTATATCCTATGAAGGTCTGGACAATTGGGTGGGCACACAGACAGACCGGGGGATGCTGTGGATATTAAAGGACAACTGCCACCGCCTCTGGAAAGATATTGACTCCGGCAGTCAACCAGAACCTTTTTTCTTCGACTGGATGGTCGGGGCGATATTCCATGAGGCCATGAAGCTGAAGGAAAATATCTACATGGCAGATCGTTATCATCCCGCCTTTCAGGTTGTGTCGACCGCCACCAGCGCTCACAGCTGCCGGCAATTCTTTAAAGAGACACTGGAAGACATACAACGGGGAATGAATAGGCTTGGAGAGCTTTTCATGTATGCTGCCGAGCACCTGAAATCACTGCTCTTGACAGAGCGAGACAATTCCTTACTGGTACGATTTATGCTCGAAAATAAGTCAGAAATAGACAAGCTCTGGCAAAAAAGCGGCGGGCTGGATCAGATGCTCCATACCATGTTTCCTGAAGGCCTTGACGAGGCCTACTGCATGGCAGGGGAAAATTACATGGAAGGCAGCTGGTACGCAGAAGCCCGGATGGCCTTTCTTGAGGCACTTAAGATAAATCCGGAATGCAAAAAGGCAAAATCAGGACTGGGAATACTGGAAAAGCGCCTTGAGGAATTATCTCATATGTTGGAGATGGAATATACTTTGGCAAATTCGAATCAAGGCCTGGACCAGATGTAATGGCTGCAAAATCGGAATATAGAATGGCTGGGGGACTAGGATTCGAACCTAGATAGGCAGATCCAGAGTCTGCAGTCCTGCCATTAGACGATCCCCCAGATGAGCTGATAGGAATCGCTTTTTGCGATTTGGGCCGAAGAGGCACTCCCAAGCACCACACACTGATTTCTATAGCATTATTGGAAACTCCGGGTCAAGAAAAAAGTAAGGAATATCTGCAGTGTCTGTGTAAATATCCGGTGAACCCGTTATATCCTGCCTTGAAGCGGTTACCTTTTTCCGGGTTTCAAAGCTCACTCATTGCGGACCGGAGAGGCAGTGCAATCCGGCCCGCGATCGAAACCCTGCAAAAGGCAAACCGCTCCTGCGGCAGGGCACGGATGGCAACCTCCACAGTGGGCTACCGATTCCGGCATCAGGCGGGATTTGGCGATATTATTAAACAGGGCATGCGAAAAAAATCAAAAAAAAATCCGTTAAAAGATTAAAGTATGTATAATGTTTTGCCGAAAAATAAAATACCTCCTTAGAATGGCTTCTCAAAGCCCTTCTTCTCCTCTTGTAGGGCCCTGGCTTAAACAGGTCAGGGCCTTCTTTTCTTTATGTCAGCACATCAGCCTTAAAACAGTTTTTTCTGCCTCGGTCTTCGGAATGCCTTGGATTTTTTGGTCTGTTCTCTTGCCAGAAATCTTTCAGGAATGTCATTTAGAAAGGGGCTTGGGCCTCCATGCATCATCTGCCCGAAGAGCCTTCTGTGTTTCGCATGGCTTATGTATATTTCTTCGGACGCCCTGGTAAGGGCCACGTAAAAAAGTCTCTTTTCTTCTTCCATATCCGCTTCTTTCCATGGAAGTATACCGGCCTCACATCCGACCAGGAATATTACCGGGAATTCAAGGCCCTTGGCTGCATGGATCGAAAGCAGGGACACGGCTTCCGTGTTGAGATCCAGCATGTCGGCCTCGTTGCGAAGCAGGACTGCAAGGGAGTCCACATGCGGATGCCTGTTGACGGCATTCTTCAAGGCCCTGAGAAGAGGCCTGTCTGGTTCAAGGTCAAGAATATCGATTATGTAACTCAGGAGTTCGGGCCCGTCTTTGACCTGGAGGCCCGGTTTTAAGTCCGAGTATTTTCTGCTCCACAGATTTTCACCACCTGGGAGTTTTGCCAGATGATACCTGACAGCCCGTCCCTTCACGGCCTCCCAAAGCCGCCATATCAGGCGAAGTTCTCTTTGGGCAAGCGGATCAGGGGTGTCTGCCCGCTGAAAGGGTATTCCCTGGTTCAAGAGTGCCTCAATAACCTGGTTTCCCAATGCTTTGGCCCGGAATAGTATTGCCACGTCTGAAAGACTTCTCAGTGTGTGACCGCCGGCCGTGCCGCTGTCAAGTGAAGCAAAGCTGAGCCCCCCCACTATCTGCTCAACGGTCCTTGCCACCCACTTTGCCTCTGCTCCGGGATCTTCAAAGGCTTTGATCCTGATTTTCGGCATCCTGCCATTGACAGATTTCAGACGGACATCCGATCTGTTTTTTATGATGCTTGTTGCAGCATCGAGAAATATCTGGGGGCACCTGTAGACAGTATCCAGGACTACGGTTTTTACGTACTCAAAATCCATGCTGAAACGATCAATGAACTCAGGGCTTGCGCCCCTGAACCCGTAAATGGCCTGGTTGGGATCACCTATTACTGTGATATTTCCGTCTTTTCTTGCCATTGACTTGATCAGTGCATACTGGGCAGGACTTATGTCCTGGAATTCGTCCACCAGGACAAACGGGAAATCCCTATGAAATTTTGCTTTGATTTCAGTATACTCCAGAAGTCGCAGGGCCTCCATGAGAAGGTCGTCATAGTCCCAGAGACCGTATTTTTTAAGGAGGCCATGATATGCCCGGTACAGGGCCTCCAGGTCTTTATCTCCATTTATCGCAGGGGGAAAATGCTGTTTGGACTTTGAGATACGCTCATAAAGTCCTTGCGCTTTTGTATTTGATAATCCTGATTCCCTTGCCGCCTCTCTGCAAAGATCCCGGGCATCTTTCTCATCTATGGGAAGACGTGCCTCTTCACCCAGGGTCTCTCTTAAAAATCCAAGTGCCCAACTGTGAAATGTACTTACTCTGGGAGTTATTTGCCCATCTGGTCTGCGCCCTGCGGAAATTTCGCCGCATAAGAGCCGGGATACGCGCTCTGAGATCTCCTTTGCCGCCTGGTTGGTAAAGGTCATGGCAAGTATCTGGTCGGGTCTGGCGGTGCCTGTTTCTACCAGGCGTCCGATTCGGTAGCTGAGGACCCTGGTCTTGCCTGTGCCGGGTCCTGCAACAACAAGAAGCGGGCCGGATATGTGTGTTACGGCCTCAAACTGAGCCGGATTAAGATCTGAAGACCAGTCAATCATTATAGAGTATCATTTATCAGTTACGCGAAGTTTGAAAAGGTGGCGCTTGATCTTTCTGATAGATGTCTTGGGGAATTCTTCATCCATCAGAGTGAAGGACACCACTCTTTTGAAAGGAGCCAGCATCTTGTTTGCTTTTTTGACCTCTCTGGAAATGAGCTTATTTATATCCTGATCGCTCTGGCGTTTTCCAGAAGAGTACCCGCCAATGGCCTCGTAGTCCGGAACTATTACTGCACGGACCTCTTCTCCAGCCCCTTTATTATATCCATAGACCATTGATTCCAGGACAAAGGGACTCCGGTTGATACAGGCCTCTATCTCTTCAGGATAGACGTTTTCCCCGGCGGGGGTGACAATGAGGTTCTTGACCCTGCCGCAGATGTATAGATAGCCTTTCTTGTCCCGATATCCCAGATCCCCGGTCTTCAGCCAGCCGTCCGGGTCCAGCACCTCTTGCGTGGCCTCAGGGTCTTCATAATAGCCCTTCATAATCATCGGTCCCCTGAATGCAAGTTCCCCAACGCCGTTCTCGTCCGGTTCAAGTATCCTTACCTCTACTCCGGAAAGTGGTTTGCCTATGCTTTCATCCACTGGTTCATCCACGGGATTGATGGTAAGCACGGGACTTGCCTCGGTAAGACCGTAGCCCTGAAGCATTTTGACTCCCAGCCACCTGAATTCCCTGGAAATTTTTGGCATAAGCGGAGCGCCCCCAACCACCAGAAAGCGAAGGGAACCGAGCCCGGCCAGCTCTCTGAGATTTCTGAAGAAGTGCATGCCCAGGTTCTTCATGCCCAGACCTTCACCTGTCTTGACCGCATTCATAATTATGTGAAATATCATTCGCTGCGCGGAAGGCATACGTTTAATGCCCCGATGAATTCCATCCAGCATCTTTTGGAACAGCAGGGGGACACCGATCATCACGGTGGCACGGCTGGCCTTCAGGTCCTCCAGTATGCTGCGCGACTTCAGGCTCCGGGCAAAAGTGATTGCGGAACCACTGTATATGGGAAGGAGAAACCCGGCGGTACACTCGAGTGTGTGATGCATCGGCAGGATCGAGAGGAAGCGCTCCTGCCCGAATTCCATTACCTGATAGCAGGCGGTTATATCCGAAACTATATTGCCGTGGGTCAGCATGACGCCCTTGGGCCTGCCAGTCGTCCCTGATGTATAGATTATGGCGGCTATATCTCCGGGATCCCTGTTTGGTAAAGGGCGCCGTGTTCGTTGTCCATGCCTGAAGAGTTCTTCAAAGGGCATTACATTTCTCGGGATGCCTTTGGTATCCAGGGTCAGGACTATCACATGTTTTGGTCTTGGAAAGCCCCTGGAGGTACTGAGCACGCGGTCCAGGAATTTGGGAGCCACAAAGGCCATATACACCTTGGCGTCAGCCATCAGATGCAGTATCTCGTTTTCGGTTAATTGAGAGTCTATGGGTACACAGATTCCGCCGGCACAGGTGACAGCCAAATAGGCAATGGCCCATTCAGGAGAGTTCGGCCCAAGTATCGCGCATTTTCCGTTCTTTGGTAAGCCATCGGCTATCAACCCTCTGGCCAAAGATTCAACTTTATTGCCAAGCTCGCCAAAGGTGATAACCCTGTCTCCCCGAGGTTGCCTCGCAATAAGTGCGGGCCGGTCTCCAAACTCGGCAACCGAGTGCCTGACCATCTCAGGCAGGGTCGCTATTCCCTTGTTATTCTGCATGGCTGCTGCCTCTATCCGGTTTTCCATCCGGAAATGGATCGTTCTCTCAAATAAAGATTGTATCTATTTAAAATATATACAATACAGGTCAAGTTGAAGTATTTTTAAAAGATAGCCAGGGAGATAACATACGCACCATAAGACAGGAGCAGGGCCGCTCCCTCCCATCTGGTTACTTTCATCCCGGTCCTCATGACGGGCAACAGGATAAGGCTGAAGGCCATCATCACGGGAAAATCCCGGTAGAGCAGGTCCGGGTTTATTCCGATCGGGGTGATAAAGGCCGTGACGCCGAGCACGGCACACAGGTTGGACAGATTGCTTCCCACCACGTTTCCCAGGATCAGATCTGTCTGGCCCTTACGGGCCGCCGCCAATGTCGTGGCAAGTTCGGGCAGGGAGGTCCCTACGGCTGTCAGGCTCAGGCCCACTATGAGTTCGGGTACGCCCAGATGCACGGCAATTCTTTCAGCCCCCCAAACCAGTGATTTGGAACCGATAACCAGTCCTGTCAGGCCAGCTATAACCAGTGCGATGTCAAACCAAAAGGAATTCCTGTTGTTGACAGACTTTTCGAATTCTATTTGTATTATATATGGTTCTTTCCGGCTGTGACGATACAAGGTCAGGCAATAGGCCGTGAAGATGATGAGTAATGCCAGGCCTGACAGACGCCCCGGATGGCCCATTATTGCGGATGCCCAGAGAACCGTGCTTACTACTACCAGTAAGGGTATCTCTATTCTGAGCATCCTCAGTCGGACAGGCAGCGGAGTAAGCAGGGCCCCGAGCCCCAGAATCAATCCCGTATTGGCTATATTGCTTCCCAAGATGTTTCCCATGGTGATATCAGGCTTGCCGGAAAGGGCTGCAGACAGTGCCACGCCCATCTCAGGGGCTGATGTGCCGAAGGCTACAACAGTGAGACCGATTACAATGGGACTCATTCTCAAAAGGCGGGCCATGCGTATGGCTCCTTTAATGAGAGCTTCGGCCCCGCTGGAGAGGATGACCAGCCCCAGTATGAATGCTGTGGCAGATAGTACCCAGGACGGCATGAATGTTCAGGGATCACCGTTCAGCATGGAGGAAATGCTCTCCCGCACCTCTTTTGTCACGATATCCTTGTGTACAGGGCCTTTTGGGCCCACGGTCCGGACAGGGGGGCCGATGGTTACCTTTATCCGGCCCGGGCGTACCCTGAGGCTTCCCCTGGGGAGTACATTGTGACTGCCGCTTATGGCTACAGGCACTATAGGGCATCCGGCCCTGACCGCAATCAGTATTCCTCCCGTCTTAAAAGGCCCCAAACGGCCGTCAGGGCTGCGGGTACCTTCCGGGAAGATGATTATGGATCTGCCCATTTTTAAGCTCCCGACAGCCTCTTGCAGGCTGCGCAGGGCCGCCTTGCCGCCGGACCTGTCAATAGGTATGTAACCTGCGAGACGCATGGCAAGACCAAGGAAGGGAATCTTGAAGAGCTCTTTCTTGGCTACAAAACGAAACTGTACGGGCAAGGCCTCATACAATATCAGTATATCAAACTGGCTTGCATGGTTACACGCGAATACTACCGGCCTTCCCATGGGTATATTGTCGCGGCCTTCAACATCTACCTTGATGCCTGATGCCCTGATGATAGTCCTTGCCCAGAGCCTTCCCAGCCTGTGGACCCGGTTCCCGGAATCATCGATAAGGCCGGCTATTATGGCTGCGGGAAAAAGAATTATAAAGGCCGATACAACTACTATGGGAGTTAAAAAACCTGTCATAATATCTTCAATTAACAGCTTTACGGGATCGGCATCGGTTTAAGATGCAGTCTTCGTCTTATGATATGCCCTGCAAGGTCGAAAACTCTGGCAGAACGGTCTATGATTATCGAATCCGCACTTGCCTTGATACCTTCAAGCGCCAGAAGAAATGATTCAGGTCTGGCGGCCGTAGTGACATCCCCTTTGATTTTTGAGTATTTCATCCACTGTCTGATTCTTGCCGCAAGCTCCCCGCTTTTGGGAAGCGGGGCATCAAGAAGCACTGTAACATGGTACGGCGGATAGTCCGAAAGGAGCCCCTCAACAAGATTCCAGGCGGACTTTGTGTGATCTGTGGGCCTGAAGCGTCGAAATATGCGGCTGATGTCCCGGACGAAATTGTCGTCTGCCAGTAGCAAAGGCCTGTGTTTTATGGCACTTTCAAGAGTAATAAGTACATTGTGCCCGTCTATAATCAGTTTCTCCCCCTTGATTTCTCTTGCGCGCACTATCTTGGCATGACGTGCCATGCTCTGTCTCCTTGTGAAGACCCCGCGATAGAGCAGGTCCCGCTCGTCTTGATGGAGCTGGAAGTGGTCTCCTACAAATAAAAGAGCGGACTTTCTCGGGTATCCGCGACTTAAAAGGAAGCGGAAGTCCCGGGCTGCAGGTCTCAGAAGATCTTTTCTAAAGGTGTAAGCTCTCATAATATCCAAAGTAGTACTTGCCCGATCAGCCTGCAGACCTTATTATTTTGTCGTTATGAAGAAGATACTAATCTATCCACATGAAATATTAAGGCAAGAGGCCAAATCGGTTAATAGAATAGACGGGGAATTCCAGGGCCTGATCGACCAGATGCTGGAGATTATGTACAAGGCCAAAGGGCTGGGCCTTGCAGCAAACCAGATAGGCGAGCTCAAGCAACTGGTGGTCATGGACATAACTCCTTCTGAAAGAGGACCAAATCCTATAGTATTAATTAACCCTCGTATCACAGAATGGGAGGGAGAAGAAGCGGGTGAGGAGGGCTGTTTGAGCGTTCCCAATTATTCAGCCCCTGTAAAACGGGCCGCCAGGGTGCAACTTGTGGGCTACGACCGGAACGAAAAGGAGATCAGACTTGAGGCCGAAGGACTCCTTGCCCGGTGCATACAGCATGAATTGGATCACCTTAAGGGTATATGTTTTGTAGACCGTCTGAGTCCTGCGAGAAAGCTCCTCTTCAGGAAAAAGTGGGCGAAGATCCGCCCCAAAGAGGAGTAGCAGAGCATTTTTGGAATAACATTTTGGGTAACCGGTCACAGGGCGAGATCTTCTTTCAACATGCTATCGCCCTTTGTTTTATAAAGCTTTTGCAGCGGG of Deltaproteobacteria bacterium contains these proteins:
- the def gene encoding peptide deformylase gives rise to the protein MKKILIYPHEILRQEAKSVNRIDGEFQGLIDQMLEIMYKAKGLGLAANQIGELKQLVVMDITPSERGPNPIVLINPRITEWEGEEAGEEGCLSVPNYSAPVKRAARVQLVGYDRNEKEIRLEAEGLLARCIQHELDHLKGICFVDRLSPARKLLFRKKWAKIRPKEE
- a CDS encoding 1-acyl-sn-glycerol-3-phosphate acyltransferase; translation: MTGFLTPIVVVSAFIILFPAAIIAGLIDDSGNRVHRLGRLWARTIIRASGIKVDVEGRDNIPMGRPVVFACNHASQFDILILYEALPVQFRFVAKKELFKIPFLGLAMRLAGYIPIDRSGGKAALRSLQEAVGSLKMGRSIIIFPEGTRSPDGRLGPFKTGGILIAVRAGCPIVPVAISGSHNVLPRGSLRVRPGRIKVTIGPPVRTVGPKGPVHKDIVTKEVRESISSMLNGDP